One region of Cobetia sp. cqz5-12 genomic DNA includes:
- the nirD gene encoding nitrite reductase small subunit NirD — MTSPAPATTWNIASPHSATATSPHRWVTLCQREDLVPGSGVAAWLEADGQACQIALFTLPATADSDDLTLFAIDHHDPVSGANVIARGLLGDHAGEPLVISPLYKQRYRLSDGQCLDDDTLALTVWPVRLAGGEVQIQC; from the coding sequence ATGACATCGCCTGCACCTGCCACGACATGGAATATTGCATCGCCCCACTCCGCCACGGCGACATCACCCCATCGCTGGGTGACACTCTGTCAGCGCGAGGACCTGGTGCCGGGCTCCGGCGTCGCCGCCTGGCTTGAGGCGGATGGCCAGGCCTGCCAGATCGCCCTGTTCACGCTGCCGGCCACAGCCGATAGCGACGACCTCACGCTGTTCGCCATCGACCATCATGACCCGGTGTCAGGCGCCAACGTGATTGCCCGCGGCCTGCTGGGCGATCACGCCGGAGAGCCATTGGTGATCTCGCCGCTCTACAAGCAGCGCTATCGACTCAGTGATGGCCAATGTCTTGACGACGACACGCTCGCATTGACGGTGTGGCCTGTGCGTCTGGCTGGCGGCGAGGTACAGATACAGTGCTAG
- a CDS encoding branched-chain amino acid ABC transporter permease: protein MLYLVLFLLGLLAPWVAYPVFLMKILCFALFASAFNLLLGFVGLLSFGHAAFLATGAYITGFLLAEYPGLSPALGIVAGTLGAVVLGTLFGALAIRRQGIYFAMITLALAQMMFFFFIQAPFTHGEDGLHGVPRGELFGVFDLANNHTLYYVVFAIFVAAFALIRRVVHSPFGQVLKAIRENEPRAISLGYHTDAYKLVAFVLSAGLAGLAGATKTLVFQLASLGDASWHMSGEVILMTLLGGVGTLLGPLVGSGLVIGLQHQLAQSALGDWVSVILGAIFVVCVLSFRSGIIGECQRWIARRQQREEK, encoded by the coding sequence ATGCTGTATCTCGTGCTGTTCCTGCTCGGGCTGCTGGCACCTTGGGTCGCCTATCCCGTCTTTCTGATGAAGATTCTGTGCTTTGCGCTGTTCGCGAGCGCCTTCAATCTGCTGCTCGGCTTCGTGGGGCTGCTGTCCTTCGGGCACGCCGCCTTTCTGGCCACGGGCGCCTACATCACCGGCTTTCTGCTCGCGGAGTATCCGGGGCTGAGCCCCGCGCTGGGCATCGTGGCGGGGACTCTTGGCGCGGTAGTGCTGGGGACGCTGTTCGGGGCGCTGGCCATCCGACGACAGGGCATCTACTTCGCGATGATCACGCTGGCCCTGGCCCAGATGATGTTCTTCTTCTTCATCCAGGCGCCGTTCACCCATGGGGAAGATGGCCTGCATGGCGTGCCGCGCGGTGAGCTGTTCGGCGTGTTCGATCTGGCGAACAATCACACTCTCTATTACGTCGTGTTCGCGATCTTCGTGGCGGCCTTTGCCCTGATCCGCCGTGTGGTGCATTCGCCCTTCGGTCAGGTGCTGAAGGCCATCCGCGAGAATGAACCGCGCGCCATCTCGCTGGGTTATCACACCGATGCCTACAAGCTGGTGGCCTTCGTGCTGTCGGCGGGTCTGGCGGGTCTGGCGGGAGCGACCAAGACGCTTGTCTTCCAGCTCGCCTCGCTGGGCGATGCCAGCTGGCACATGTCGGGGGAGGTGATCCTGATGACGTTGCTGGGCGGCGTCGGCACGCTGCTCGGGCCATTGGTGGGTTCCGGGCTGGTCATCGGGCTGCAGCATCAGTTGGCGCAATCCGCGCTGGGGGATTGGGTCAGCGTGATACTGGGCGCCATCTTCGTGGTCTGCGTGCTCAGCTTCCGCAGCGGCATCATCGGGGAATGTCAGCGCTGGATTGCGCGTCGTCAGCAGCGGGAAGAAAAATGA
- a CDS encoding branched-chain amino acid ABC transporter permease codes for MTMILGIPLMVLFGQLMLGLINGAFYALLSLGLAVIFGLLRIINFAHGAQYMLGAFAALLGAQYLGLNYWTALIVVPLVVGALGIVVERFLLRRIQHLDHLYGLLLTFGLALILEGTLVNLFGVSGSSYPIPEALSGGFKLSFMFLPTYRAWVLVAALVVCFGVWFLIERTRLGAYLRAGTENPELVQAFGINVPLMVSLTYGLGVALAAFAGVLAAPLYPVSPTMGSSLLIVVFAVVVIGGMGSILGAILTGLAMGLIEGLTKVFYPEAANTVIFVVMVMVLMLRPAGLFGKEA; via the coding sequence ATGACCATGATTCTTGGAATACCCCTGATGGTGCTGTTCGGTCAGCTGATGCTGGGGCTGATCAACGGTGCCTTCTATGCATTGCTGAGTCTTGGGCTGGCGGTGATCTTCGGTCTGTTGCGCATCATCAACTTCGCGCATGGTGCCCAGTACATGCTGGGCGCCTTCGCGGCGCTGCTGGGAGCGCAATATCTGGGGCTCAACTACTGGACGGCGCTGATCGTGGTGCCGCTGGTGGTGGGTGCGTTGGGCATTGTTGTCGAGCGCTTCCTGCTGCGGCGCATCCAGCATCTTGATCACCTCTATGGCCTGCTGCTGACCTTCGGGCTGGCGCTGATCCTCGAGGGCACGCTGGTGAATCTGTTCGGTGTCTCGGGGTCGAGCTACCCGATTCCCGAGGCGCTGAGTGGCGGCTTCAAGCTGAGCTTCATGTTCCTGCCCACCTATCGCGCCTGGGTGCTGGTGGCGGCGTTGGTGGTCTGCTTTGGCGTCTGGTTCCTGATCGAGCGCACGCGCCTCGGTGCCTATCTGCGCGCGGGAACCGAGAATCCTGAGCTGGTGCAGGCCTTCGGCATCAATGTGCCCTTGATGGTGTCACTGACCTACGGACTGGGCGTGGCGCTGGCCGCCTTCGCCGGCGTGCTGGCCGCGCCCTTGTATCCCGTCTCGCCGACCATGGGCTCGAGCCTGCTGATCGTGGTGTTCGCGGTGGTGGTCATCGGCGGGATGGGCTCGATTCTCGGCGCCATCCTCACCGGGCTCGCGATGGGGCTGATCGAGGGGCTGACCAAGGTGTTCTATCCCGAGGCCGCCAATACCGTGATCTTCGTGGTGATGGTGATGGTGTTGATGCTTCGCCCCGCCGGGCTGTTCGGAAAGGAGGCCTGA